Genomic DNA from Salvia miltiorrhiza cultivar Shanhuang (shh) chromosome 1, IMPLAD_Smil_shh, whole genome shotgun sequence:
cataaattttgacacgtttctaaatatagtaacaattgTATTATCTTCTATCTATTACTTTATCACCTTCtttttcctactttatcactttatcatcTTCCCTCtcctaatttatcatttttatactttattatcctacacacttaaaacactaatctacaattccttaatttccgtgccaaaattaaacatgtcaagatttgtgggactgGGGGAATagtaacattttttaaaaaccATTTGCAACTGCGAACTCAACTCAAGACATTTATAGAATTTGAACCGAAAATTTCCAATCAAAATATAGTGATGAACTGATCACATATAAATGAAAATACCATTTGTAATGAAAGAAGCTAGGGGCAATAATTCGCAAAATATCAAGCTTTTGGCCTCAATTTTTGGTTTTCCACGACCACAAAAAGAGATCCATATACATTACTTTTAATTGACTTTgattttacaattaaaattGATTTATCCAAAATTAATATTGACATGGCATGCCACATACACCATCCAATTCAGACAGAATATAATCTTATCAATTATTATCATGTGAGCCATTATATCAGcgttaatttaaaaataaactaatcttaattataaaatcaaaattgattaaaaatataatttacaagtGAAATCTTTAACAGCTTACGTAATAAAAATTTCaccaaaattcaataatttatatactaTTAAGCCTAAAACCATGTTGAATTTTGTAAAAGCATATTGTTGAAATAATGATGGATATGCAAATCAAGAATCTTGTGAGGTGAATCCAGTGGTGGGAAGAAACAGACAATAAATGAATCCACGTCATTTTGCGGAAAGCTTACCTGACTTTTTAAACCCACCCCACCACCAACCGCTTCACAGACAAAACCTTCTCTTTCTGCAATTACAGTTCACAAATATTGTGTTTATCTCCGCAGCCACCTTTTTCCATTTCTTTTCCCTTGCTTTTATCTACAAAAAGCTGCATATAGTCATCGTATTTTCATATTCTGACGAGGAGATAAATAACTCGCGACTCTGTTTCAGGTAAGCTTCACAATGGGTGCTCTGTTTTCTACTGTTTTATAATGAATTCTTGATTTTATCCTTTTCCCTCTGTTTCTGATTGGTTGAAAGCTACATGCATCTTTTGGTTCCTTGAATCTGAATGTGTGAAAAAGGTTTTGATCTTTAGAAGAGAGAAGCTCTGTTTTTGCAGGTTTAGATATTAGGCTAAGTGGCTGCTGTTATGTGCTACCTTCAATGTTTCTTGCAAATCTTGATAGTTTGGTTTTTGTGATGTTTGGTGTATGTCTACAATTTGGTTAATTCAAGATTCAGAATATATAGTGATATTCGTTAATCCCATGCTCTGTTATCTGGATTTCAATGTGAACTTGACTTGAGTAACCTGCAATGGCGGACGGAGGATTCGAGGAGGGTAGGGTAGGGTGGGGTGGGGTGCGGTtaacataaaaattaatcttcttaaaaagtgaaaaatatacATAATAAATACATATTGAGGTGTGAAAAACCTTCCAATTGTAATAACTAATGGCATACTTAAGAATTTAATCAGATTTAATTACTATGTGTTTTTAGAACAAAAGTGAATTTTGAACTTTACTGAGAAAATCTTGATTTACTTTTTTCATTTGCACTGAGAAATTGAGATTGGGGTTAATCTGCTTTGCAAATGCAACTAATATCTTATCGAATCAAACGAACTCATTATGGCTAAACACTAATTAATTTAGCAATAACTATACTTAATCCATGTATAATCTCGTTTACTCGAGCATAAGTATATAATATGCATCAATTTATACTTGTCTAGTGCTTTCTGAATCAAATGAAAGAATACCAATGTGAACATTGTTGTCAATTCTTTTCTTCTGATCGAAGTTCTTTCCAAAAAAGTATATATGTTCTGTCTTAATTTTTTAGCCAATGGTAGTCCTCTTAGTTGGATctctttccaaaaataggttgTTGCCATTGCAAGTTGCTCACAAACTTCAATTGGAATAATTCTTAGACTTATATTCTTGTAAGGAGAAACCTCAAACCTTTCTAATGCTGTTTCCTTCCGTGCTGGATTTGCTTACGCCTTGCTCTTTCTCTGCGTTCTTTGGTTGCTTATAATGTTCCACAATGCAGGAGGTAAACGATAGAGGTTCATGGAGTCTTCGGCTGTTGAGATTTCGTGGCCGTCCTCTACTGTTGAGTCATTTGAGCCATCTTTCGATATACGGATAGATGAAGGGAATTCGTCGGATACTTTAGATTTCCCTGAGAGTACAAAGTCTCCAGCATGTGCCCGTCAAGATATCCCAAAACCTCCTCCACTTCCTAGGAGAAGATTGAATAGAGCACCTGCAGCATCTTGTGCTGTTCCACGAGAAACAAAAGATCTATGGGAGAAGCTCTTCATAGAGGGATATGGAGCTGATGTGCACATTGTGACAGACGATGGATCAAAAATTGCCGCTCATCATAGTATTTTGGTGAGCATAGTTTCTCAGGCAATTGCCAATCACTACATTGTTTAGTAGTCTATAAGTTCTTACTTTACGCTGGCATAGGTAGCCATCTCACTATGAATTTGTGATCTCCAGAGTATTGCATCTCCAGTCCTTGGGAACTTTTTAGTGCAAATGCAAATCAAGAATCATGTGAGACTGAGAGCTATTAGGATTCCTGGGCCGAGTGATGCTGTCCGTGCATTCATCCGTTTCCTCTATTCATCGTGGTAAGGGCCAAACAATCACTTTTCAAATTCTGTTGATTTCAGCTGTCGACATTCTGATTTTTGTGCATAATTGTGCAGCTATGATGAAGAGGTGATGCAGAAGTTTGTCCTCCATTTACTGGTTCTATCACATACCTATGCAGTGCCATCACTTAAAGAGTCTGTGAATACACGCTCGAACAGGGCTGGTTGACCAAGGAAAACGTTGTAGATGTGCTGAAATTATCTAGAAGTTGTGATGCGCCACGGCTTTCCATGGTCTGCCTGCGCATGGTAGTTAGGGACTTCAAATGCATCTCCGCTACTGAGGCATGGAAGGTGATGAGGCACGCTGATCCTGCTCTCGAACAAGAGCTATTAGAGTCCGTTATCGAAGAAGATTCAGTGAGTTACCAATCTTGTGTGTATCTTCTCTTTTATAACTGAATGTTTGGTTACCACAAAGTAAACTAAACCGAATCAGTTTTCATCCATTTATTAATACATCCCAGAATACACGAAACTTTACTTATTTTGGATTTTCTCTCAAACGCCAAATCCAAACAGCAATCTTGATTTTCCAAGTGACTGTTGTGTCAGTTTCGATTTGGGATTTGTGAGAAAATCTAGAAAAagagtaaagttcatgta
This window encodes:
- the LOC130996227 gene encoding LOW QUALITY PROTEIN: BTB/POZ and TAZ domain-containing protein 3-like (The sequence of the model RefSeq protein was modified relative to this genomic sequence to represent the inferred CDS: inserted 1 base in 1 codon) — translated: MESSAVEISWPSSTVESFEPSFDIRIDEGNSSDTLDFPESTKSPACARQDIPKPPPLPRRRLNRAPAASCAVPRETKDLWEKLFIEGYGADVHIVTDDGSKIAAHHSILSIASPVLGNFLVQMQIKNHVRLRAIRIPGPSDAVRAFIRFLYSSCYDEEVMQKFVLHLLVLSHTYAVPSLXRVCEYTLEQGWLTKENVVDVLKLSRSCDAPRLSMVCLRMVVRDFKCISATEAWKVMRHADPALEQELLESVIEEDSRRQERLKKVEEKKVYIQLHEAMEALLHICRDGCRTIGPCDKALKGNQVACGFPACKRLETLIRHFSGCRTKVPGRCVRCINMWQLLELHSRMCNDPDYCKVPLCRHFKVKVQQRSKKEEVEWKMLVSKVTAEKNAQKLLSFRRSSS